TAAGATCGGGCTGCCACCACCTCCGCTTCCTGTAGCCTGAAATGTGTTGTATATTGGTGCCATATTGTTATATGCCAATTCTGCTTGCTCTGAGTGTGACACCATGCCATTCCCATTCAATATCTGAAGCAACAAATTCAATTCCATTAACttagtttttcttcttcttcttcaggtaactactaattaaatatatatccggatctttttaaaatatataattgataAGGAAAAATAATGTAATTGTTTAGAGAGAGCAGCACCTCAGAGGCTGGTGTCCCGACGATCAATACTTCTGGAAAATCCATTCCAAAGTCGTAGAGGACGGGGTGAAGAGAAGCAAGCTTCATGGACAGGAACTAAGTACATACAGGGAGAGTAACTAATGATTAATTTGTGAGGAGGaataataacaaaattgatCAATACCGGCCacttgaaataaaaaataaaataaaataaaatgagtGAAATGGGTGTGATTGGGAATTGGGGTTATGTACCTCAACTTGATTTTGCAGGGACTGAACGTAGTTAATAATTTCATCCAGCATTGAGGCCTTCCCAGTTACCTATATATAATATTGAAATCAATTAGCTATAGGGAGATTGAAAGttataataaaaatggaatattacaTATTGTTGGCGCGTAAAGAGAGAAGGAGGAAAAATTTAATAGTGGTAGCGCTAGGCGGTTACCTTGTGGCAGCCAGGAACAAGGGTTTGCAAAACCTTCATCCTTTGGCTGATTTTCTGTCTTCTGACCTGACAAATTAAACTCCAATAATGATTTTAGTTTCTAGTAAAAGTACGTACGGGTAGAGATGACAGAGAGAGAGATGAGGAATAAGGTGGAAGGGTGGTGTTTATGTATGgtgattatattatataatatatattaaattaagtttaatTTACCCTCTCTGCAAGGCTGTGACTGTCTGTGGCCTGGCCCCTCCTTGCTCTCACATGGTCAGCAGGGTCATGTTGAGTTTTGATCGTCATCTTCTTCTTGCAGCCTGATCTTTCTCCTGCTTTTGCTCGGTTGTAACATCGCCTCCTCTTGCACTCGCCCCCCTTACTTCCATTTTGGTCCTCCTCCTCGGcctatatatatacatatacgtTAATCGAATTACAAACCACATATATAAGGGAGatgaattaatattattaataaaattaaaatctcaacaataatatataattaaaactgaaaagggttgaattaatattatataagaGAATAAGAAATAGTAGTACGTACGGAGGGAGGGTGGGAATGGGAAGAAGGCATATATATGTGATGATCAGGCCCGAGAGGGTGGTGGTGTTGGGGAGTTTGATAATTTGAGGAGGAAGCAGGTGCTGATTGGATTTGAGGTGGAAGAAGGTGGTGATCATAATTATGGGGAGTTTGTAAGTTTGGCGCCGTTTCTTCTAGTAATTCCCAACCACACGCATTACTATTCATTTTTGAGCAAAGGCCAGCAAGGGAGTCAAGATTATATATTCTTCTTTTCAGTGTGCGTAATAGCTACAACTACAGCTATATACTACTCTACCCTCCCGACAAACCTCAAACCTCCTCAGCCtggtttaatttatatatataaggaTATAAACGCCAATCAAAACTCCACTTCTACTACTTA
The sequence above is drawn from the Cucumis melo cultivar AY chromosome 2, USDA_Cmelo_AY_1.0, whole genome shotgun sequence genome and encodes:
- the LOC103502285 gene encoding transcription factor bHLH137-like encodes the protein MNSNACGWELLEETAPNLQTPHNYDHHLLPPQIQSAPASSSNYQTPQHHHPLGPDHHIYMPSSHSHPPSAEEEDQNGSKGGECKRRRCYNRAKAGERSGCKKKMTIKTQHDPADHVRARRGQATDSHSLAERVRRQKISQRMKVLQTLVPGCHKVTGKASMLDEIINYVQSLQNQVEFLSMKLASLHPVLYDFGMDFPEVLIVGTPASEILNGNGMVSHSEQAELAYNNMAPIYNTFQATGSGGGGSPILTPGNSSFINPSPLFIDHGNTSLLHLS